A region of Oncorhynchus masou masou isolate Uvic2021 chromosome 29, UVic_Omas_1.1, whole genome shotgun sequence DNA encodes the following proteins:
- the LOC135520743 gene encoding 26S proteasome non-ATPase regulatory subunit 4-like isoform X1, with translation MGLESTMVCVDNSEYMRNGDFLPTRLQAQQDAVNIVCHSKTRSNPENNVGLITMANNCEVLTTLTADAGRILSKLHAVQPRGNISFCTGIRVAHLALKHRQGKNHKMRIIAFVGSPVEDNEKDLVKMAKRLKKEKVSVDIINFGEEEVNTEKLTAFINTLNGKEGAGSHLVTVPPGPSLADALLSSPILAGEGGAMLGLGSSDFEFGVDPSADPELALALRVSMEEQRQRQEDETRRAAVVSAAEAGVPSPTADESDEALLKMSVPQADTATPAMPDFSRMTEDEQIAYALQMSMQGGAEFGAESMDMDTGAPVDSEGVKDEEDYDVMQDPEFLQSVLENLPGVDPNNEAIRNAMGSLASQTGSKPDSKKDKDDEKKKK, from the exons ATGGGTCTCGAAAGTACTATGGTCTG TGTGGACAACAGTGAGTATATGAGGAATGGAGACTTCCTCCCCACCAGACTTCAGGCCCAGCAAGATGCTGTCAACATTGTGTGCCACTCCAAGACACGCAGCAACCCTGAGAACAATGTGGGCCTCATCACCATGGCCAA TAACTGTGAGGTGCTGACCACCTTGACTGCAGACGCAGGGAGGATACTGTCTAAACTGCACGCTGTCCAGCCCCGTGGAAACATCAGCTTCTGCACAGGCATCAGAGTGGCTCAT ttGGCTCTGAAGCACAGACAGGGGAAGAACCACAAGATGCGTATAATTGCCTTTGTGGGTAGCCCAGTGGAGGACAACGAGAAGGAT CTGGTGAAAATGGCAAAGCGTCTAAAGAAAGAGAAAGTCAGTGTGGACATCATTAACTTTGGAGAGGAG GAGGTGAACACAGAAAAGCTGACAGCCTTCATCAACACTCTGAATGGGAAGGAAGGAGCAGGGTCCCACCTTGTGACAGTGCCTCCAGGCCCCAGTCTGGCTGATGCCCTGCTGTCCTCTCCTATCCTTGCTGGGGAGGGAGGAGCCATGCTGGGCCTGGGGTCCAGTGACTTTGAGTTTGGAGTGGACCCCAGTGCAGACCCAGAGCTGGCACTG GCTCTGAGGGTGTCTAtggaggagcagagacagaggcaggaggATGAGACTCGCAGGGCAGCAGTGGTGTCTGCTGCTGAGGCCGGGGTTCCCTCGCCTACCGCTGACG AGTCAGACGAAGCTCTGCTGAAGATGTCAGTCCCCCAGGCTGACACGGCCACGCCCGCTATGCCCGACTTCAGCCGCATGACGGAGGACGAGCAGATTGCCTACGCTCTACAGATGTCCATGCAGGGTGGAG CAGAGTTTGGTGCAGAGTCAATGGACATGGACACAGGAGCCCCTGTAGACTCAGAGGGTGTTaag GATGAGGAGGACTATGATGTGATGCAGGACCCAGAGTTTCTCCAGAGTGTCCTGGAGAACCTACCGGGTGTCGACCCCAACAACGAGGCCATCCGGAATGCCATGGGCTCGCTGGCCTCACAGACAGGATCCAAACCTGACAGCAAGAAAGACAAAGACgatgagaagaagaagaaatga
- the LOC135520742 gene encoding zinc finger protein 687a-like → MGDMKTPDFDDLLAAFDIPDIDAKEAIQSVPEEGGEGSGKVGGSVSGARGPSPRPSSPTDSPPNSQSEPPVVSVIVKNRVRPDSYEETEGSDEEDGDSPGGSGTDPEVETGTGVKGGLLNSQLAPRMPGLVSSEPLLQNGFEGSTVTLEPSVRGQGLGQALGQANGELWSTCSPPTEREGGGSIGGAGGSACTTKHTVNILNRRKPLSSHTSAGPINSTSSSSSSSSSLSINPHLSSPSMLSEDTLCPPGPLSSPPPSNGNLRVGVRRIMDSDEDDSEPDLGSPLVIQESPDSPMCSPPKFPRRHRQVSSSELFSSPTPPSPPLLSCPPPLSSKPPPSISQTSSSSKPPPPDEVPSTPRSPSPPPAQARQSWLAAALSNPRPISSPVMEERNPEHVIEERESPESPPPDQTGSAMSTLSKRSSSPAPTSASTQQGAREGEEPMASEPSLECRSDNSEKMEVVDGRQIGDTETGPANSTTTPTAPVRPLKVRIKTVKTPTGSITRTVTRVASKGAGGTPSKGADGSKPSPGCRKVLSRPKRVASQQPPQQKSKGGSLLPVSTLQDASTAMLMAASKAQNKMAADSNKPKVSATAVSITKSAALPSVSSASSSSPRFSPGGAGVRSLGQKTLNGGVSVSPSPLLTPQGGSRPASIVNSTGAIISRSQSSLVEAFNKILNSKNLLPSYRPDLCTPLPPEWDLPLPAQGYRCLECGDAFALERSLARHYDRRSLRIEVTCNHCAKRLAFFNKCSLLLHAREHKERGLVMQCSHLVMRPVSVEQMIGQQDTTPIGMLSPSLSTSSVPASSAPAVTSAVTPATLSPAPQLQQPIISKKATEPVLYTNNKCPECKVQFCSKAEVAAHFQEVKPALNTSCTECSPPMLLPNGCSASAHARIHNPRPPYVCPECGGVAKQPTFQSHLEEACLHFTRRIGYRCSSCQVVFGGLNSVKSHIQTAHCEVFHKCPSCPMAFKSSPSAQSHINTQHPTLTGGQAKMIYKCVMCDTVFTQKPLLYVHFDTHLVKQKVHVFKCPECPKLYAQRSSMLEHIKTTHRGPAVKQEVPVAMAPSPAPPPRVRSSVKTESSDGEEWGREEEEEEERDGETNKTSPGWSCAPCHARYADREDYITHMAEQHGKILKKFPCSLCENSFSSTSSLRRHIRVKHKGIKRAFHCRLCGEGKRTFSSRLVLERHVQLRHGMSALDTKRGRGAEGADSSSEQDGGSNPPFTVSAEEDGGGGLKTEEEEDDVTEGIIPAKRPCVTSSAPPPQPESGFHCTPCGFTTEDRAVFLDHIPQHRSEALGGGVSLQCLQCGACFASAPSLSRHRFISHRVRDTPPDNHSRHGHNDRSLTSSPGNGGNHGDGSPRGGSLPGSPSSSSHPPTPLGEDGEGRVGCKVCGKRFEKVSDLNTHFRTHGMAFITARKTDKPV, encoded by the exons ATGGGGGACATGAAAACCCCAGATTTCGACGACTTGTTGGCAGCCTTCGACATTCCAGACATCGATGCCAAAGAGGCCATCCAGTCTGTGCCAGAAGAGGGTGGGGAGGGGTCAGGGAAGGTCGGGGGCAGCGTGTCGGGGGCCAGGGGGCCCTCACCAAGACCTTCCAGCCCCACTGACTCCCCTCCCAACTCCCAAAGTGAGCCTCCAGTGGTCAGTGTGATTGTTAAGAACAGGGTGAGGCCTGACTCCTATGAAGAGACTGAGGGGTCAGATGAAGAGGATGGGGACAGCCCTGGGGGCAGTGGGACAGACCCTGAGGTGGAGACTGGGACGGGAGTCAAGGGAGGCCTGCTGAATTCACAACTGGCTCCTAGGATGCCTGGTCTGGTCTCCTCAGAACCTCTTCTACAGAATGGGTTTGAGGGGTCCACAGTCACACTGGAGCCCAGTGTGAGAGGCCAGGGGCTGGGCCAGGCATTGGGTCAGGCCAACGGGGAGCTCTGGTCAACCTGCTCCCCTCCCACTGAGCGTGAAGGAGGGGGCAGCATTGGAGGCGCAGGGGGGTCGGCCTGCACAACCAAACATACAGTTAATATTCTCAACAGACGgaaacctctctcctctcatacCTCTGCTGGTCCTATAAACTCCacatcctcctcatcatcgtcgTCGTCCTCACTCTCTATCAACCcacacctctcttctccctccatgcTGAGTGAGGACACTCTGTGCCCTCCCGGGCCTctttcctccccccctccctccaacgGAAACCTGAGAGTGGGGGTGAGGCGCATCATGGACTCGGATGAGGACGACTCTGAACCGGATTTGGGAAGCCCGCTAGTGATTCAAGAGAGCCCAGATTCTCCCATGTGCTCCCCTCCCAAATTTCCACGCAGACACCGCCAAGTGTCCTCTTCAGAGCTGTTCAGCTCCCcaactcccccctctcctcctctcctctcttgtcctcctcctctctcctccaaaccccctccctccatctctcagacATCCTCCAGCTCTAAACCACCCCCTCCAGATGAAGTACCCTCCACCCCCaggtctccctcccctcctcctgcccAGGCCCGTCAGTCCTGGCTGGCTGCCGCCCTCAGTAACCCCAGACCCATCTCTAGCCCAGTGATGGAGGAAAGAAACCCGGAACATGTGATCGAGGAGAGGGAATCACCAGAGAGCCCCCCGCCTGACCAGACTGGTTCTGCTATGTCCACTTTGTCCAAGAGGAGCTCCAGCCCGGCACCAACCTCAGCATCAACTCAACAGGGGGctcgagagggagaggagcccaTGGCAAGTGAGCCTAGCCTGGAGTGCAGATCAGACAACAGTGAGAAGATGGAGGTTGTGGATGGAAGACAAATAGGAGACACAGAGACGGGTCCGGCCAATTCTACGACAACACCAACAGCCCCCGTTCGCCCACTCAAAGTCCGAATCAAAACAGTCAAGACCCCTACAGGCAGCATCACCAGGACAGTGACGCGAGTAGCATCCAAAGGAGCAGGGGGGACCCCCTCAAAAGGCGCAGATGGTTCCAAACCCTCCCCGGGGTGTCGTAAGGTCCTCAGCCGGCCCAAGAGGGTGGCATCTCAGCAGCCTCCGCAGCAGAAGTCAAAGGGTGGCAGCCTCCTGCCTGTGTCTACACTCCAGGATGCAAGTACTGCCATGTTGATGGCCGCCAGCAAGGCCCAAAACAAGATGGCCGCCGACAGCAACAAGCCCAAAGTGTCGGCTACGGCTGTCAGCATCACCAagtcagcagccctcccctctgtctcttccgcctcttcctcctcccccagaTTCAGTCCAGGGGGGGCTGGCGTGCGAAGCCTGGGCCAGAAGACCCTGAATGGGGGTGTGTCTgtgtccccctcccccctcctcacccctcaggGGGGCAGTAGACCAGCCTCCATAGTGAACAGTACAGGAGCCATTATCTCCAGGAGCCAGTCCAGTCTGGTGGAGGCCTTCAACAAGATCCTCAACAGCAAGAACCTGCTGCCCAGCTACAGACCAGACCTCTGTACACCACTACCACCGGAGTGGGACCTGCCTCTGCCTGCACAG GGCTACCGCTGTCTGGAGTGTGGCGATGCGTTTGCCCTGGAGCGCAGCCTGGCCCGCCACTATGACCGGCGGTCCCTGAGGATTGAGGTGACTTGTAACCACTGTGCCAAGCGGCTGGCATTCTTCAACAAGTGCAGCCTGCTGCTCCACGCCAGGGAACACAAGGAGAGGGGACTGGTCATGCAGTGTTCCCACCTGGTCATGAGACCTGTCAGTGTAGAGCAGATGATAGGCCAACAGGACACCACTCCCATcg gcatgctctctccctccctctccacctcctctgtcCCAGCGTCCTCTGCTCCGGCTGTGACTTCAGCAGTGACCCCGGCAACCCTGAGCCCCGCCCCCCAGCTGCAGCAGCCAATCATCAGTAAGAAGGCGACAGAGCCGGTGCTGTACACCAATAACAAGTGTCCTGAGTGTAAGGTGCAGTTCTGCAGCAAGGCTGAGGTGGCTGCCCACTTCCAAGAGGTCAAACCAGCCCTTAACACT tcctgtACGGAGTGTTCTCCTCCCATGCTCCTTCCTAACGGCTGCAGTGCCTCTGCTCATGCTCGCATCCACAACCCCCGCCCCCCCTACGTCTGCCCAGAGTGTGGGGGTGTGGCCAAGCAGCCAACCTTTCAATCCCATTTGGAGGAGGCCTGTCTCCATTTCACACGACGCATCGGATACAG GTGTTCTAGTTGTCAGGTGGTGTTCGGAGGGTTAAACTCGGTCAAGTCCCATATCCAGACGGCCCACTGTGAGGTGTTCCATAAGTGTCCCAGCTGCCCGATGGCCTTCAAGTCCTCCCCCAGCGCCCAGAGTCACATcaacacccaacaccccacactCACTGGAGGACAGGCcaa GATGATCTACAAGTGTGTGATGTGTGACACGGTATTTACCCAGAAGCCACTGCTGTACGTCCACTTTGACACCCACCTAGTCAAGCAGAAGGTGCACGTGTTCAAGTGTCCTGAGTGCCCCAAGCTCTACGCGCAGAGAAGTTCCATGCTGGAGCACATCAAG ACTACTCACAGAGGCCCTGCGGTCAAACAGGAAGTTCCCGTTGCCATGGCGCCCTCCCCTGCCCCTCCCCCCCGGGTGCGGAGCTCGGTGAAGACGGAGAGCTCTGACGGAGAGGAgtggggaagggaggaagaggaggaggaagagagggatggagagaccaATAAGACAAGCCCAGGGTGGAGCTGTGCTCCCTGCCACGCCCGCTACGCTGACAGAGAGGACTACATTACCCATATGGCCGAGCAGCATGGCAAG ATCCTGAAGAAGTTCCCGTGTAGTCTGTGTGAGAACTCCTTCTCCTCCACGTCCAGCCTCAGACGCCACATCAGAGTCAAACACAAGGGCATCAAACGAGCCTTCCACTGCCG gttgtgtggtGAGGGTAAGAGGACGTTCAGCAGTAGACTGGTGTTGGAGAGACATGTCCAGCTGAGACACGGCATGTCAGCTCTGGACACGAAG cgaGGGAGGGGTGCAGAAGGGGCCGACAGTTCCTCGGAGCAGGACGGAGGCTCCAACCCTCCGTTCACTGTTTCAGCTGAGGAAGACGGAGGAGGAGGGTTGAagactgaggaggaagaggacgatGTGACCGAAGGCATCATCCCTGCTAAGAGACCTTGCGTCACCTCCTCGGCCCCCCCTCCCCAGCCAGAGTCTGGGTTCCACTGTACTCCCTGTGGCTTCACCACCGAGGACCGCGCCGTCTTCCTGGACCACATCCCCCAGCACCGCTCCGAGGCCCTGGGGGGAGGAGTCAGCCTGCAGTGTCTACAGTGTGGAGCCTGCTTTGcctccgccccctctctctcccgccacCGCTTCATCAGCCACAGGGTTCGAGACACGCCCCCTGACAACCACAGCCGTCATGGCCATAATGACCGCTCCCTGACATCATCGCCCGGCAATGGCGGTAACCACGGTGACGGGAGTCCCAGAGGGGGTTCCCTGCCGGGGTCTCCCTCTTCCTCGTCTCATCCCCCCACACCGCTAGGGGAGGACGGGGAGGGCAGGGTGGGGTGTAAGGTGTGTGGGAAACGCTTTGAGAAGGTTTCGGATCTGAACACACACTTCAGGACTCACGGCATGGCCTTCATCACCGCACGCAAGACAGACAAACCTGtctaa
- the LOC135520743 gene encoding 26S proteasome non-ATPase regulatory subunit 4-like isoform X2, with protein sequence MGLESTMVCVDNSEYMRNGDFLPTRLQAQQDAVNIVCHSKTRSNPENNVGLITMANNCEVLTTLTADAGRILSKLHAVQPRGNISFCTGIRVAHLALKHRQGKNHKMRIIAFVGSPVEDNEKDLVKMAKRLKKEKVSVDIINFGEEEVNTEKLTAFINTLNGKEGAGSHLVTVPPGPSLADALLSSPILAGEGGAMLGLGSSDFEFGVDPSADPELALALRVSMEEQRQRQEDETRRAAVVSAAEAGVPSPTADESDEALLKMSVPQADTATPAMPDFSRMTEDEQIAYALQMSMQGGEFGAESMDMDTGAPVDSEGVKDEEDYDVMQDPEFLQSVLENLPGVDPNNEAIRNAMGSLASQTGSKPDSKKDKDDEKKKK encoded by the exons ATGGGTCTCGAAAGTACTATGGTCTG TGTGGACAACAGTGAGTATATGAGGAATGGAGACTTCCTCCCCACCAGACTTCAGGCCCAGCAAGATGCTGTCAACATTGTGTGCCACTCCAAGACACGCAGCAACCCTGAGAACAATGTGGGCCTCATCACCATGGCCAA TAACTGTGAGGTGCTGACCACCTTGACTGCAGACGCAGGGAGGATACTGTCTAAACTGCACGCTGTCCAGCCCCGTGGAAACATCAGCTTCTGCACAGGCATCAGAGTGGCTCAT ttGGCTCTGAAGCACAGACAGGGGAAGAACCACAAGATGCGTATAATTGCCTTTGTGGGTAGCCCAGTGGAGGACAACGAGAAGGAT CTGGTGAAAATGGCAAAGCGTCTAAAGAAAGAGAAAGTCAGTGTGGACATCATTAACTTTGGAGAGGAG GAGGTGAACACAGAAAAGCTGACAGCCTTCATCAACACTCTGAATGGGAAGGAAGGAGCAGGGTCCCACCTTGTGACAGTGCCTCCAGGCCCCAGTCTGGCTGATGCCCTGCTGTCCTCTCCTATCCTTGCTGGGGAGGGAGGAGCCATGCTGGGCCTGGGGTCCAGTGACTTTGAGTTTGGAGTGGACCCCAGTGCAGACCCAGAGCTGGCACTG GCTCTGAGGGTGTCTAtggaggagcagagacagaggcaggaggATGAGACTCGCAGGGCAGCAGTGGTGTCTGCTGCTGAGGCCGGGGTTCCCTCGCCTACCGCTGACG AGTCAGACGAAGCTCTGCTGAAGATGTCAGTCCCCCAGGCTGACACGGCCACGCCCGCTATGCCCGACTTCAGCCGCATGACGGAGGACGAGCAGATTGCCTACGCTCTACAGATGTCCATGCAGGGTGGAG AGTTTGGTGCAGAGTCAATGGACATGGACACAGGAGCCCCTGTAGACTCAGAGGGTGTTaag GATGAGGAGGACTATGATGTGATGCAGGACCCAGAGTTTCTCCAGAGTGTCCTGGAGAACCTACCGGGTGTCGACCCCAACAACGAGGCCATCCGGAATGCCATGGGCTCGCTGGCCTCACAGACAGGATCCAAACCTGACAGCAAGAAAGACAAAGACgatgagaagaagaagaaatga